The Mesotoga sp. BH458_6_3_2_1 genome has a window encoding:
- a CDS encoding PPC domain-containing DNA-binding protein produces the protein MIFGFEERVVFFRFEDGEDFIHTLVQTLKENNLDSLVVISGIGMLKDFEIGWYNLSKRQYEKEMISVPHELIHISGNVSLKSDFPFPHLHVALAGPSRSAVGGHLFGGTVCNTTELFAVRTGDLKLFRDASGAATPLEFRK, from the coding sequence TTGGATTTGAAGAGAGGGTGGTGTTCTTTCGCTTTGAAGATGGAGAGGATTTCATTCACACTCTCGTGCAGACACTTAAGGAGAATAATCTGGATTCACTTGTTGTGATAAGCGGGATAGGGATGTTGAAAGATTTTGAAATAGGCTGGTACAACTTGTCCAAAAGGCAGTACGAAAAGGAAATGATCTCTGTTCCTCATGAGCTCATTCACATATCGGGAAACGTATCGTTGAAGAGCGATTTTCCATTCCCACATCTTCACGTAGCGCTAGCCGGACCTTCGAGAAGCGCAGTTGGCGGCCACCTGTTCGGAGGAACAGTGTGCAATACTACGGAGCTCTTTGCCGTCAGAACCGGTGACCTGAAACTCTTCAGAGATGCTTCCGGCGCCGCAACGCCTCTGGAATTCAGAAAGTGA
- a CDS encoding metallophosphoesterase: protein MRFLHCSDIHLGRRPIGSPNSPYSSARYEDYFSAFEYVVEWALQNKPEAFFITGDLFDKRDINPDTLARTQSILSRLKESGIRVLAIEGNHDKSFSANESWLRFLQETEYLELLCPVQGEKDIVFPYVSIEGFKVFGLGYPGFMAEEMILRASSFLEGKDNIVLIHTAPGNDNFIPGLVSPEVLKILRSKVIYAGGGHLHSQLAFPVEEPFFFVPGSLEYWDVWERDRKGFYVFDTEIGRADFHDSHRRERQEFAVFPGEGDNLDGFVDEHEIHRGAIVLVTVTGSGEFYVDPVRLEREIESSGALKAFVRVRRTDREITLDDYRLMSARDIEREVILGSREWKELGAKGEDLVGAIEKMKQSQEDGRYDLFKESVDALLEAIVGGDS from the coding sequence TTGAGATTCCTTCACTGCTCCGATATTCACCTGGGGAGAAGACCTATCGGTTCCCCTAACAGCCCGTATTCGTCTGCAAGGTATGAAGACTATTTTTCAGCCTTTGAATACGTCGTTGAGTGGGCCTTACAGAACAAGCCGGAGGCCTTCTTCATAACGGGTGATCTCTTTGACAAGAGAGACATAAATCCCGATACTCTTGCAAGAACACAGAGCATCCTCTCCAGACTGAAAGAAAGCGGGATCAGGGTATTGGCTATAGAGGGGAACCACGACAAAAGTTTCAGCGCAAACGAGTCCTGGCTGAGATTTCTACAAGAGACAGAGTATCTAGAACTGCTCTGCCCGGTTCAGGGAGAAAAAGATATTGTCTTTCCGTACGTCAGTATCGAAGGGTTCAAGGTGTTTGGACTTGGCTATCCCGGCTTCATGGCCGAGGAGATGATCCTCAGGGCTTCTTCTTTTCTTGAAGGCAAAGACAATATTGTTCTCATTCATACCGCGCCCGGGAACGACAACTTCATTCCAGGCCTTGTGTCGCCCGAAGTATTGAAGATTCTCAGGTCGAAGGTGATCTATGCCGGGGGTGGGCATTTGCATTCTCAACTCGCCTTTCCTGTAGAAGAGCCGTTCTTCTTCGTGCCCGGATCACTCGAATACTGGGACGTCTGGGAGAGAGATAGAAAGGGATTTTACGTATTCGATACCGAGATCGGAAGAGCCGATTTTCACGACTCCCATAGGAGGGAAAGACAGGAGTTCGCAGTTTTTCCCGGAGAAGGCGACAACCTTGACGGGTTTGTCGATGAACACGAGATTCATAGAGGAGCCATAGTACTGGTAACGGTAACGGGAAGCGGAGAGTTCTACGTAGATCCCGTGCGTTTGGAGAGAGAGATAGAATCTTCCGGAGCCCTTAAGGCCTTTGTTAGAGTCAGGAGAACGGATAGAGAAATTACTCTCGACGACTACAGACTGATGAGCGCGAGGGACATTGAACGAGAAGTCATACTCGGCTCCAGGGAGTGGAAGGAACTCGGAGCAAAAGGCGAGGACCTTGTGGGAGCAATAGAAAAGATGAAGCAGTCCCAGGAAGACGGGAGGTATGACCTGTTCAAAGAATCTGTAGATGCCCTTCTTGAAGCCATAGTTGGTGGTGACTCTTGA